The nucleotide window GTGTagctatttatgtaaataaagtttggCGGTAAGtccttatttattgaaatgtttattaatcTTCACGTGTAAATAGGTTGTGTTTATTACCATGTTTGTGACATCAATCATGATCTATTttcttaaccgacttccaaaaagaaagaggttctcaattcgagcCGTACCTAcccttgcatttttttttagtttgaaacAAGACGTGGCTGTGGCTTGCACTTTACCTGCCTGACTGGTAATAATTTcctaataagaaaaaaaacgggACTAATTAACTAAACCAGtgataaagaattgagtaattttattttaaacatatccGTCCGGATACTATGTATACCTACACCTACTGGTTTATTGCGAACAGCTGCGTGCCCCCATCTTCTAAGCCTCCCCATCCTCACTTGATAGGTCatttgcaaaattttcaaactttATTCTTATTTGGCTGACTGATTGAGATGAAATTCGGTTGATTTCCATGGTTTGGGTTCGGAATTCCCACAACTTGCTTACTATACACccttatttaataatttcaacaaaaaggCTAAGAAATCGGTGTGCTACAGCGATTAGACGGGTAAAAACATTTGGGTAGTTCTTGAGTCATACCTGCTGCGCATCACATACCTCACACCGAAGGAATCTCTCCTAGATATTTATACCATTTATCGCGGAACTCCGCGGAGTGCTTTTATAGGCCTCTTTTGGTTGCTCCCGAAGCTGGCGAAGACAGGTGTACCTATTATACTTATAGCTACATACATTACGCACATAAATTGTTGTTTCAGGTCAAATTAAAAGGATAAATGGCACTTAAAGGTATCAGAGTCGTTGAGATGATGGGATTAGCCCCAGGCCCATTATGTGGAACAATTTTAGCAGATTTCGGTGCAAGCGTAACCGTGGTTCAAAAGGTTAGTATACGGTataaaggtaggtaggtacgtacgtTCCAGATATTCCAATGTAATACtggaaagtaggtacctaatattattcaTAGGAAACCATGAAATTAGCAAAGAATGTACCtgcgaatatatttttttaaattcagtagCTAGATATATAGTTAGGTACCCgcttcccgcggtttcactcgcgtaaCGGACAGCGAACTTTTAGTataagggcttattacatttgactaaattcagtcgtctaaatgattcagtcactaaattcagtcaaatgtaatcgcatttaggaaggtaattttcattaaatcatttagaaacctaattagacaaacctatttagacgactgaatttagtcaaatgtaataagccctaTAGCGTTCCGTTTTTTGTTGTGtgcaagtagggctgccatctcgattTTCGCCAAACCccgacaaacatttaaaaacccggacatttggcgtaaatcgcatttttccccgaacgagcacgattttttgaaacaaaataatacctaatttgtaatccatttactttaacatatacttaaattcaatgaggtgcttccttacaatgaagtgtccgggttttccccggacacttcttgaaactccgcccggacggcccccggacggccttcaaacgaggacaaatccggggaaacccggacggatggctgCCCTATGTGcaaggaaccctaaaaatcatgTTGGTTGGAATAttcaactgtatttttatttccagaTGAATCCAAGCCCTTTCGATGTTATGTCGAACGGAAAAAGAATGATATCGTTGAATTTAAAAACCGAAGAAGGTGTcaatgtattaaaaaagctttGTGCTACTTCAGATGTTCTTCTGGATACCTTTCGACCAGGCGTCATGGAAAAATTAGGACTGGGACCTGAACTTGTAATGAAAGAAAACTCCCGTCTAATCTATGCTAGATTATCTGGATACGGTCAAAACGGATTTTATAAGAATAGCGCTGGGCATGATATTAATTACGTTGCTATGTCTGGTATCCTTTCATTGCTTAGCAAAAAGCGAGaaccgccaacaccacccctTAACCTCCTCAGTGACTTTGCTGGAGGTGGAGTACTGTGCGCTTTGGGTATAGTGATGGCCTTGTTTGAGCGAACAAAATCAGGGCAAGGACAAATAATAGACACAAGCATGACGGAAGGAGCAGCATACGTAGGAAAATGGCTTTTTAAATCAAGGCAGTTGCCGATCTGGTCTGGTGAACCCGGTACAAACCCCTTGGATGGTGGATTTGCTTGTTATCAAACATATAGAACTAAAGATGGCAAGTTTATGGCAGTTGGAGCACTAGAAccacaattttattcaaattttttaAAAGGGTTGCAGCTACCTGAAGAAGAATTTGATCAAGTGGGTAATAATGAacactgtaaaaataaatttcaagaaatatttttgcaaaagacCCAAGAAGAATGGTGCGAGATCTTTAAAGATATTGATGCATGTGTCACTCCTGTGTTAGACATAGATACAGTTGATAAACACAAATATTGGGTATCTGATTCTTCTTTTCATAGAGATTCAAATGATATGGTGGTACCAGAACCAGCTCCTAGAATGTCCCGCACACCAGGAATATCTAGTGCTCACAAGCCTTTGCCAAAGCCAGGCCACCATACAATAGAAATATTAAATGAGTTAGGATATAGCAAACTTGACATTgaaaatcttcttcaaaatgGGCATGTGTATGCAATCATAAAATCCAATTTATAgttatgtttataatttatttatgggaAAAGGGTTTTTATCTCCTTTCTTAATTGTAAAAATTCTAGTTCCTTGGAACATAATATTCTATTATTAAGGAATACTGGATGTACATTTATTAAGTCCATcacttttaatatattttttaaatcaaattttattatacttattccTAGCGAGTATTTGTTACAGATGACTCGTGGATTCCCATGTAATTGTGATAATCTTTTTTTGGCTATAGAACACAAAAATGTCACAAATGACACAAAATCCATGCCAAAGTGCGATTTTAGTATCATCTGACATTCTTCTGGATATTCTGGTGAATTTTCACAATCTTTTATTTGATGCTCTACCATTAACAATGATTTTTCTAATGCTTTCCATACTATATCTATGTTACAAGCATTTATCCAATTGTGATTAAtggaaattgtttgtttttcattaaaaacttgATGATGCCATCCAGATGGAACAAATAGAGCATCTCCTTTTTCTTGAACAATTTCAAAGTACTTAACATTGTGATATTTTTCTGGATCAAATAGTAAAGGCAAGTTACCAAacttatcttttaatttttcttcttcATCAGGTGGAAACAAAATCCATTTTTTTCTTCCAAGAATATTGACTGACCAGCTATATGAACAATAGACATCTTCATGCAGTGGTgtcctataaaaaaaaaaagtcctCATTCTAGTTATTAGCATGCTTTactaatctatataaataaaaattaattgttgttcGTAAGtttgattaaaactcgagaacggctgggcccattgagctgattttggttttaaaatgtttgtagaaatccagggaaggtttgaacgatacaaAGTTCGCAGGATCAGCTATatagtaagtaataattttctggtttatttattaaggtcCTATATGTACAGATAGATATAGACCAACTTTAATTTCCAACTGTGATCCTGTGGTTCCACCAGTGTCATGGGGGAACTTCTTCCTACTGGCATTAGATATAGCCTGTTACTTGGAAATAGTGTAActtaaaattggttcagtacttCCAgtcttacagccttacttataaacgtgaattaaataataagtaatacttaagggctgtttaagaaaattcttacttataaaattattaactaacatttaatcactacttaatgCCTTAagtagttaaaatgttgcttagagggtgattagagatttttataagtaagggggttaaggtacagacaaacaaaaaaaatcctctttattatattagtatagaaccCCGTAAGTGGTTTCTGTGCAGCTACTCGCACAATTCTCCCTGACAGTGAAAAGCTTATGCTGCCTCACCACACAAGGCAAGAAACAAAGTGATATTGCTACATTCAGTCAGACACCTATGAGTAAGAGgtggatattatttttgtaacatcttACCATGAGCCTTTAGGTCCTATGTACACAAACATGAAATCATCTTCGTTATTATCTTTGGCAAATTCATTTAACCAATCCAATATAAAATACTGCGGCACTTCATAAAAATTATCTTCAGGTCTACTTCTTCTTAGGTGCCAATCTTTCAGGTACAACAACCTGCAATCTGcaggatttttcaaatattctatGTACTGCTGTATGTTCATATCAGATTTGCATTGAGAATTAAACATTATATCATTACAATCAGCAACAGGAGCGATCAAGTCTCCATATTCATTATTCATATAGTCATAATTAATCTGGTCACCATTAACCCATTCTCTAGCACATTTCCAGCTTTCAGTTACATTATGAATAATACAGGGTTGATTTCTTAACATGAAATTGGTGAAAAAATCTTCGAAATCTAAACTGCTTTGCTGAAATTTGGCTTTATCAATACTCCAATCGCTGTAATCATGTTTTGGTATTTCTGCATCATATGAACACTCGAGTTCTATTGGTTGCGTCATTATTATTAGCTTATTTTAAGTTCCTgctttttcttcataaataaatatttcacattatACTAGAAATATATTCTCAATCAAGGGACGAGCTGCGAGATAATAAGGTAAAGAATGACATGATAAGAGTGGAGGCTCAAGCCAAGAGACTCGAGCTGCATCGAGTCGCAATGATATGTATGGGAAATCTCCAATCTCCAGCTAGTAGCGACTGTGATTCAGGCATTCTTTTGAACACAAGAGCACAATTTTAGCGACCCCGCATTTCAACATTTCGAtcaattaacaaacaaaatgacaGCTAGCTGACTGACTGACAGATGCTGACAGAGATAGCACCCAGCGACAACCGGATACGACATATATAGTCCATAGCCAAGGATAGACAGACCTATTAAGTGCATTCTAGACAGCAGTCGGTCACTTTGCCAGAAGGAGGTGATGTGATAGTTTTTGTGATCAGTGACCACCAAGAATTTTTTACTTGAAGTGTTTCCATGACAACCTTCCTTGCTCTACCACTCAATCTATTTTCTCATTAGGATATTACAAGGatattacctatacctatgtatatagaCTATCCTTATCATGAGTACAAAGTTGCTTACTGACGTCCCTTATTTATTGAATACGCCACTGTTTACTGACTccatgtatatgttatggaccaagtgataaattgggcagtatacataatgcccggtcattatgaaaaatgcccaatatgagagtgcaatttgataataattattcaaataatcaaattgaccgggcactatacatattgcccgtgaccttttgggcaaagtaatacaaacatatttaatttcatttttttaacataacacatcccatattaattgacccagcatggaagtaagcatgcaacatgcagcaagcatcgcttctgtcacggctccggcggtcccatgcgagcttatcgtcgcaaaTGGTTTTCACGcacaccaccgcagcttcggcttgctggccggcagagccggccagcctcagccgcggggCCGAGCGTTCCAACTAACGCGCCTcacctcgcaggccgcctcgcccctccgcgcctacgcggttttgaattgcactctaggggtagggcagacaagactacgtggagtcggttttgcagcgattcgttttcgtcactaagttcaatttttaatacaatgttttgaatccaaattaaattcgaccataaaaaaacgagccaagaaaaatgagatcaagaaaaacgatgccgagtaagtaaatcagatgacaatgagggttttctaaaatggcgtccaccaggtgtcagcaccgagtcgtcaggtccaggtaactgtcaaagtgcttatctttactatgaatagtgaacgattttagtgttttttttattttataattaaagcactgcattattgttttactattgcggttgagtaaataaaaaaaactaaatcatattgtgttaacaaatttttcaacaagcttttccttagtaccagtgacttttgcaccctctctcttagctcaatttttagttcggaaaccttattctgaccgtagtccataataaaatcaataacacttccaatacaACAGAATTTCAAtgaacaataagttcggcacctacaattccatactatttgacagctgtttggaccagacgcatacgtggcgccacccggtggcagaaaaaatttcaaaaaccctcattgcccaattaataattttgtggctagacttgtaattttccattaaaatagaacatataatttaaaacaataatcataaaatatgtagcaagtaacaggatttatttattagaacaactgccaccctcgcaccgcataaaatatagctttattatcaaattgcccaactatcatgtagcaatataataatgcccgtacaatgtgataaataatgaagttaagatagttattaatcactcggcccgataaagctagacattatgcataatgctcgggcattataaataatgcccgaattaatcacatggtccataacatatacataactTTTAAAGCAGTGTTTCTAGGCTTCataataactttttatattgtaaggTAGTCTCCAGACTGCGCAATATTGACCGTCTAGGGAGCACCTAATAGAATTGCTAAAGCAGCATCCACACTAACTTGCTACACATACTTATCTGCTCTCTACACTACTTGCAAAGTTAGTTAGTTATTATGGAAGATTTCTTCGACTTACCTCATCGCCTTACTATACCCGCTTCTCATTGGCTCTCATTAACTTTCCCAGTAATTACCATTAGGAATTTCGCGAGCAGTGTGGAGGCTGCTCTATACTTATTTGTCTGAAATGTTTGACACACCAGTTGTCATTTTGTGATGGCGGCGCTTGGGGAGTTACGCTAACGCTACTGTTCTTTATCATACGACGCGGTGTTTTCTTAGTTTTGCTTataagattttgtttatttgaaattaatttattttatactatttttaatatgtGTTATCAAGTGGACTTTTTCAATAAATCGTATTTTTCTACGATCTTTAACTGGTGCTATCAATATTgtgttactaaataaaaaaatattatacttattggAACCTTATAAGCGTAAACATTGAATGTTTAAGTGAAATATTAGAATTTTAGAAGGCTTAAGGAATTTCCCGACTTTATTCAGAAGTTTTGCAAGTAAACAGCAAATATGAATGATGTTCGGGACAAAGTGGTCGCTGGAAGCTCGACGTGGGAGAGTAATACAACTCAGAGTGATTCCTCACCAGAACTGCAGTCTTCCCCAAGTGGAAGTGGCGAGACTCCTCAGACTCCCGGAGCGCCAGTACCGTTGGCTCCTCACTTGGCTGCTGAATTGCATCCAGATTTGCTGCAGCAGGGTTGGCGGAAGTACTGGTCCAAAAGAGAGAACCGGCCATACTTTTGGAACAAGTTGTCCGGTGAGTCAATGTGGGAGTTACCTGCTGTTAAGCGAGATTTTGACCCTATAACAGATCCATTGGGTATTTGTCACACTGGGCCATCAAATGCGGGTAATATGACTCCCGGTACCAACAAACGTCGTCCATCTGAAGATAATGGACCTCCACCAAAGAAATTTGTACTGGCTGGCCCATGGGATATAGAAGTACCAACTAATGTTGTAATATATGAGAGACCTCCAACTATATGTCCACATCCCCATCCAGAAATAGAAGGATTTAGATTTACTTTGGCTAATAAATTAAGACAGTGCTATCAAGAGCTTTGTCACACAAGGGAAGGCATAGATGCCCCAAAAGACTCATTTAATAGATGGTTGATGGAAAGGAAAGTAAATGATCAGGGTGGTTCTGATCCACTTCTACCCAGTCATTGTTTTCCAGAAATATCACATTCTATGTATGAAGAAATCATGAATGACATTCCAATAAAGCTGACACATCCAAAGTTTACTGGTGATGCAAGAAAACAATTGTCTAGGTATGCAGAAGCAGCTAAAAAAATGATTGAATCTAGAAATGCATCACCTGAAAGTCGTAAGGTTGTAAAATGGAACGCTGAGGATACTTTCCAATGGTTGCGGAGAACTGTAGGGGCAACATATGATGATTTTCAGGATAGACTTGCACACTTAAGGGTGAGCCacttatatataatttatatatttatgtcaACATTATAGATTCAAACAattttctgtttgtttattCCCTAAAGGCTGAACCAATATGCAAAATTCTTGCACTTTCGGTGACTACCCTATGTCCAGATGACATGGCCTACATTTTATTCAGTGttatggtttttttatttttgaaattcagTCTGTTCAGACTGTTCATTACATGCACTTTAGTAGAGGTAGATATTCTAAGACTATTGTTTGaactaagtaataaataaaaactacaaacagtaaaaaagtaCAGAGacaaatcacaaaacaaaattcataatAGCCTCTCTATTGACAAAGGGTCctttgtcaaaaaaataatcgtgcattattttaaaaagatttacaTGCTTTAAGCTTCCTATTTAAGCTGCTAATTAGTAACAACTCTGTATAATTGTCAATATTAAAGATATTGCTT belongs to Helicoverpa armigera isolate CAAS_96S chromosome 6, ASM3070526v1, whole genome shotgun sequence and includes:
- the LOC110376939 gene encoding alpha-methylacyl-CoA racemase: MALKGIRVVEMMGLAPGPLCGTILADFGASVTVVQKMNPSPFDVMSNGKRMISLNLKTEEGVNVLKKLCATSDVLLDTFRPGVMEKLGLGPELVMKENSRLIYARLSGYGQNGFYKNSAGHDINYVAMSGILSLLSKKREPPTPPLNLLSDFAGGGVLCALGIVMALFERTKSGQGQIIDTSMTEGAAYVGKWLFKSRQLPIWSGEPGTNPLDGGFACYQTYRTKDGKFMAVGALEPQFYSNFLKGLQLPEEEFDQVGNNEHCKNKFQEIFLQKTQEEWCEIFKDIDACVTPVLDIDTVDKHKYWVSDSSFHRDSNDMVVPEPAPRMSRTPGISSAHKPLPKPGHHTIEILNELGYSKLDIENLLQNGHVYAIIKSNL
- the LOC110376938 gene encoding 2-oxoglutarate and iron-dependent oxygenase JMJD4, with amino-acid sequence MTQPIELECSYDAEIPKHDYSDWSIDKAKFQQSSLDFEDFFTNFMLRNQPCIIHNVTESWKCAREWVNGDQINYDYMNNEYGDLIAPVADCNDIMFNSQCKSDMNIQQYIEYLKNPADCRLLYLKDWHLRRSRPEDNFYEVPQYFILDWLNEFAKDNNEDDFMFVYIGPKGSWTPLHEDVYCSYSWSVNILGRKKWILFPPDEEEKLKDKFGNLPLLFDPEKYHNVKYFEIVQEKGDALFVPSGWHHQVFNEKQTISINHNWINACNIDIVWKALEKSLLMVEHQIKDCENSPEYPEECQMILKSHFGMDFVSFVTFLCSIAKKRLSQLHGNPRVICNKYSLGISIIKFDLKNILKVMDLINVHPVFLNNRILCSKELEFLQLRKEIKTLFP
- the LOC110376951 gene encoding mRNA (2'-O-methyladenosine-N(6)-)-methyltransferase isoform X3, with the translated sequence MNDVRDKVVAGSSTWESNTTQSDSSPELQSSPSGSGETPQTPGAPVPLAPHLAAELHPDLLQQGWRKYWSKRENRPYFWNKLSGESMWELPAVKRDFDPITDPLGICHTGPSNAGNMTPGTNKRRPSEDNGPPPKKFVLAGPWDIEVPTNVVIYERPPTICPHPHPEIEGFRFTLANKLRQCYQELCHTREGIDAPKDSFNRWLMERKVNDQGGSDPLLPSHCFPEISHSMYEEIMNDIPIKLTHPKFTGDARKQLSRYAEAAKKMIESRNASPESRKVVKWNAEDTFQWLRRTVGATYDDFQDRLAHLRRQCQPHLAETVKASVEGICLKIYHLSAEYARKIREKHSGLLKENGIQELQAPLQQAALRKVWCYPVQFAVPAPRPPLVEHFLDRDQTLLRYLGETQVLNAVYLQKLECLYRYSCFDDKKFEQFLSRVWCLLRRYAAWVGAGGEAQLTQMSLPVPVLECLHRCFGVTFECFASPLDCYFRQYCSAFADTDSYFGSRGPFLELRPVSGSMVAHPPYCEELLEAALRHMERLLQDSAEPLSFVVILPEWPDRQTHALHKLQASHFKRKQVVIPAFEHEYRHGFQHVLTKSILSFSCVRG